From Xenopus laevis strain J_2021 chromosome 7L, Xenopus_laevis_v10.1, whole genome shotgun sequence, one genomic window encodes:
- the LOC121395611 gene encoding carcinoembryonic antigen-related cell adhesion molecule 1-like, whose amino-acid sequence MGLSNYLHPWILLFLAASGSVSCSRNVSGTVGKSVTLPVTLTLPAQSSIQWKFKNDFIVTAQPNGIPFYYGAYEGRCHLYENAALQLDNLTLKDTGEYTLTVIPTNGATQTEVFYLSVYSPLSYPTLNANNAYPVNDTSVTLHCDAGGQNVVNYTFYKDGVTACSQPHVTCNKDFLYFQPITISDTGRYTCKIENPISTNTSQPLSIIVIGRVSGVTLSSNASSGLLCPGKDSVNLTCSVLGTNVTFSWYLDGAPLPPDSRYHLMNSNSSLIISPVERTDSGSFICIGSNSLNSETSNLLTLRLGCTPDGNVQCNAVRLGQIVRLSCSWPGGNPAANVTMIFQNTRYTEQDTVTMDVPLNVISSGAELTCLGTQEGHFSFSTMILGTAMGATSNSVSLVTKGENVTMSVNLNWNRNVSPRIQILPATFSWFHRSSDRPLSVSGGKISVISSDYKSELVISSVTSSDNGIYECVAENFIGKSTFLFELSVTAGSNQLSPGAIAGIVIGVLFIVALIPLTIFFILRKKNNKKTPTPSNPVYENTGPQAPNTYDRVIVGSKENMAESKPQESGYQELQFPHNNVYNHLRKTPR is encoded by the exons ATGGGACTCAGTAATTACCTGCACCCCTGGATCCTGTTGTTCCTGGCAGCCTCAG GGTCTGTCTCTTGCTCAAGGAATGTATCGGGCACCGTGGGCAAATCTGTGACTCTTCCAGTGACTCTGACTCTGCCTGCACAGAGTTCAATACAATGGAAGTTTAAGAATGATTTTATTGTGACTGCGCAGCCGAACGGTATCCCCTTTTATTATGGTGCCTACGAAGGCAGATGCCACCTGTATGAGAACGCAGCTCTCCAGCTGGACAATCTCACTCTCAAAGATACGGGGGAATATACACTCACTGTAATCCCAACAAATGGAGCAACACAAACAGAAGTGTTTTATCTCTCAGTTTACA GTCCACTTTCCTATCCAACTCTCAATGCGAACAATGCTTATCCTGTTAATGACACTAGTGTGACCCTCCATTGTGATGCTGGTGGCCAGAATGTGgttaattacactttttacaaagATGGAGTAACTGCCTGCTCCCAGCCCCATGTGACCTGCAACAAAGACTTCCTGTACTTCCAGCCAATCACGATAAGTGACACCGGGAGATACACCTGTAAAATAGAGAATCCTATCAGCACTAACACCAGCCAGCCGCTCAGTATAATAGTCATAG GACGAGTATCTGGGGTGACACTGAGTAGTAATGCATCTTCAGGGCTGCTGTGTCCTGGGAAGGATTCAGTGAATCTAACATGTTCAGTTCTTGGCACTAATGTCACCTTCTCCTGGTACCTGGATGGAGCACCATTACCTCCAGACTCCAGATATCACTTAATGAATTCCAACTCCAGCCTCATTATCAGTCCTGTGGAGAGGACAGACAGTGGATCCTTCATCTGCATTGGCTCTAACAGTCTGAATAGTGAGACCAGTAACCTCCTGACTCTCAGACTTGGAT GTACTCCTGATGGAAATGTCCAGTGTAATGCAGTCAGATTGGGTCAGATCGTGAGACTAAGCTGTTCTTGGCCTGGAGGCAACCCTGCTGCAAATGTTACCATGATATTTCAGAATACCAGATACACAGAACAGGATACAGTGACTATGGATGTACCCCTTAATGTCATCTCCTCTGGAGCTGAACTTACCTGTCTGGGAACACAAGAAGgacacttttcattcagcacaaTGATATTAG gaaCTGCAATGGGGGCAACCAGTAACTCTGTCTCTTTAGTGACAAAAGGAGAAAATGTCACCATGTCTGTCAACTTAAACTGGAACAGAAATGTTTCTCCCAGAATTCAAATCCTTCCTGCAACATTCTCCTGGTTCCATCGTAGTTCTGACCGCCCTCTTTCAGTCAGTGGAGGAAAGATCTCTGTCATTTCCAGTGATTATAAATCAGAGCTGGTGATCTCTTCAGTGACTTCCAGTGACAATGGAATTTATGAATGTGTTGCTGAAAATTTTATAGGAAAATCAACTTTCCTCTTTGAACTCAGTGTGACTGCAG GTTCCAACCAACTGTCTCCTGGTGCAATAGCCGGCATTGTGATCGGTGTACTGTTTATTGTAGCACTGATACCTCTCACCATCTTCTTCATTCTCCGCAAGAAGAACAACAAAA AGACTCCAACGCCCTCAAATCCTGTATATGAGAATACAGGCCCTCAAGCACCAAACACTTATGACCGGGTCATTGTAGGCTCAAAG GAGAACATGGCAGAAAGTAAGCCTCAGGAATCTGGCTATCAG GAACTTCAATTCCCGCATAATAACGTGTATAATCATTTGCGGAAAACTCCCAGATAA